The Cellulomonas sp. S1-8 genome has a window encoding:
- a CDS encoding DNA repair helicase XPB — translation MPDGPLIVQSDKTLLLEVDHDQADACRRAIAPFAELERAPEHVHTYRLTPLGLWNARAAGHDAEQVVDTLLEFSRYPVPHALLVDVAEIMSRYGRLQLVQDPVHGLVLHALDAAVLAEVMKSRRTAGLLGERLDATDVVVHPSERGHLKQVLVKLGWPAEDLAGYVNGEAHAIGLLEDGWSLRPYQQQAIDGFFHGGSGVVVLPCGAGKTLVGAGAMARSSTTTLILVTNTVSARQWRDELVKRTTLTEDEIGEYSGTRKEIRPVTIATYQVLTTKRKGVYTHLELLDARDWGLVVYDEVHLLPAPVFRMTADLQARRRLGLTATLVREDGREDEVFTLIGPKRFDAPWKDIEAQGYIAPAECVEVRLTLPDHERMTYATAEPEDRYRLAATAAGKNRVVDALVAKHAGEQTLVIGQYLDQLHDLAEHLGSDLITGETTVRERQRLFEEFRTGQITTLVVSKVANFSIDLPEASVAIQVSGSFGSRQEEAQRLGRIMRPKADGKTAHFYTVVARDTVDQDFAAHRQRFLAEQGYAYTIVDAEDLGVAR, via the coding sequence GTGCCCGACGGCCCGCTGATCGTCCAGTCCGACAAGACCCTCCTGCTGGAGGTCGACCACGACCAGGCCGACGCGTGCCGCCGTGCCATCGCCCCGTTCGCCGAGCTCGAGCGCGCCCCCGAGCACGTCCACACCTACCGGCTGACCCCGCTGGGCCTGTGGAACGCGCGCGCCGCCGGGCACGACGCCGAGCAGGTCGTCGACACGCTCCTGGAGTTCAGCCGCTACCCCGTGCCGCACGCGCTGCTCGTCGACGTGGCCGAGATCATGTCGCGGTACGGCCGCCTGCAGCTGGTCCAGGACCCGGTGCACGGCCTGGTGCTGCACGCGCTCGACGCGGCGGTGCTCGCCGAGGTCATGAAGTCGCGGCGCACCGCGGGCCTGCTCGGCGAGCGTCTCGACGCGACGGACGTCGTCGTGCACCCGTCCGAGCGCGGCCACCTCAAGCAGGTGCTCGTCAAGCTCGGCTGGCCGGCCGAGGACCTCGCCGGGTACGTGAACGGCGAGGCCCACGCGATCGGCCTGCTGGAGGACGGCTGGTCGCTGCGGCCGTACCAGCAGCAGGCCATCGACGGGTTCTTCCACGGCGGGTCGGGCGTCGTGGTGCTGCCCTGCGGCGCCGGCAAGACGCTCGTCGGGGCGGGGGCCATGGCGCGGTCGTCGACGACGACGCTGATCCTGGTGACCAACACCGTCTCCGCGCGGCAGTGGCGCGACGAGCTGGTCAAGCGGACCACGCTCACCGAGGACGAGATCGGCGAGTACTCCGGCACGCGCAAGGAGATCCGGCCCGTCACGATCGCGACCTACCAGGTGCTGACGACGAAGCGGAAGGGCGTGTACACGCACCTCGAGCTGCTCGACGCCCGCGACTGGGGACTCGTCGTGTACGACGAGGTCCACCTGCTGCCTGCGCCGGTCTTCCGCATGACGGCCGACCTGCAGGCGCGTCGTCGGCTCGGGCTGACGGCGACGCTCGTGCGCGAGGACGGCCGCGAGGACGAGGTGTTCACGCTGATCGGGCCCAAGCGGTTCGACGCCCCGTGGAAGGACATCGAGGCGCAGGGGTACATCGCGCCGGCCGAGTGCGTCGAGGTGCGTCTGACGCTGCCCGACCACGAGCGCATGACGTACGCGACGGCGGAGCCGGAGGACCGGTACCGGCTCGCGGCCACCGCCGCGGGCAAGAACCGGGTCGTCGACGCGCTCGTCGCGAAGCACGCCGGTGAGCAGACGCTGGTCATCGGCCAGTACCTCGACCAGCTGCACGACCTCGCCGAGCACCTCGGTTCCGACCTGATCACGGGCGAGACGACCGTGCGGGAGCGCCAGCGCCTGTTCGAGGAGTTCCGCACCGGCCAGATCACGACCCTCGTCGTGTCGAAGGTCGCGAACTTCTCCATCGACCTGCCCGAGGCGTCCGTCGCGATCCAGGTGTCGGGGTCGTTCGGGTCCCGGCAGGAGGAGGCGCAGCGCCTCGGCCGCATCATGCGCCCCAAGGCCGACGGCAAGACCGCGCACTTCTACACGGTCGTCGCCCGCGACACGGTCGACCAGGACTTCGCGGCCCACCGGCAGCGCTTCCTGGCGGAGCAGGGCTACGCCTACACGATCGTGGACGCGGAGGACCTGGGCGTAGCCCGGTGA
- a CDS encoding helicase-associated domain-containing protein, with protein sequence MATFTGYLRARSDDELVALLVRRPDLATPHPATLASLAARATSRSSLDRVLTWVDAAVLQVVESVVVVTATPGTPAPSRAAVHAAVGTGPDDQAAVDRAVDDAVALALLWPDDDGGLHAAPGLVDALGASPAGLAPAAAGDPTPPADPAALLADAPAGAAQVLDALTWGPPVGLVPPAGTSAGDAVAWLLARGLLTRGDGRHVILPRPVALALRDGRTHRAPALPPVFTGAPVRATALVAAESAAAAEQTVRLVRQLLIRWEQAPPNVLRAGGLGARDLHRTALGLDVDDAHAAWLVETAAAAGLLADDGEESPVFVPTLEADVWAARDVPPRWAALARAWLTSARTPWLVGGRDERGALRAALDPELTRPWVPRLRRAVLDVLAAAPAGAAVAAEDVHRALRWRSPRSVPPLSAVDAVLADAARLGVLGAGALASAGRALLTDADAAAALAADLPAPVDEILLQGDLTGVVPGRPGEDLEDLLERAADVESRGGAVTVRFTADSVLRALDAGTSADDLLGRLSAAARGRVPQALEYLVRDVARRHGRVRAGAASSYVRADDPTLLAGLADDPRLAVLGLRLLAPTVLVADASPAELLAALRARGLAPVAEDARGVVVHAVAPERRVRARGRRSTPPPDRQVPDRAAAVVATLRRSDAPEAAVSSLPASVPPRPLRTPPTHQPSTTGRRTPPAVASGGGVRAAGSTGADGGGGERRGTSEVGDVLVVLREAAQAKTSVWVEIVGADGRAERRLVRPLKVDGGRLRALDPRREAELTVAVHRIADVTPADPPTP encoded by the coding sequence ATGGCCACGTTCACCGGGTACCTGCGCGCACGCAGCGACGACGAGCTCGTCGCGCTGCTCGTGCGCCGCCCGGACCTGGCCACGCCGCACCCCGCGACGCTCGCGTCCCTGGCGGCCCGCGCGACGAGCCGCTCGAGCCTGGACCGCGTCCTGACCTGGGTCGACGCGGCCGTGCTGCAGGTCGTCGAGTCGGTCGTCGTCGTCACCGCGACCCCCGGGACGCCCGCGCCGTCGCGCGCCGCGGTGCACGCGGCGGTGGGCACGGGCCCCGACGACCAGGCCGCGGTGGACCGGGCCGTCGACGACGCCGTGGCGCTCGCGCTGCTGTGGCCCGACGACGACGGCGGCCTGCACGCCGCACCGGGCCTCGTCGACGCCCTGGGTGCGTCACCCGCCGGGCTCGCACCCGCGGCGGCTGGCGACCCCACGCCGCCCGCAGACCCCGCGGCCCTGCTCGCCGACGCGCCCGCCGGCGCCGCGCAGGTCCTCGACGCGCTGACGTGGGGGCCGCCCGTGGGGCTCGTGCCGCCCGCCGGCACGAGCGCCGGTGACGCCGTGGCGTGGCTGCTCGCACGCGGGCTGCTGACCCGCGGGGACGGGCGTCACGTGATCCTGCCGCGGCCCGTCGCGCTCGCGCTGCGCGACGGCCGCACGCACCGCGCCCCGGCGCTCCCGCCCGTGTTCACCGGCGCTCCCGTGCGGGCCACGGCGCTCGTCGCGGCGGAGTCCGCCGCCGCGGCCGAGCAGACCGTGCGGCTGGTCCGGCAGCTGCTGATCCGCTGGGAGCAGGCGCCGCCCAACGTCCTGCGCGCCGGCGGCCTGGGTGCGCGCGACCTGCACCGCACCGCGCTGGGCCTCGACGTCGACGACGCGCACGCCGCGTGGCTCGTCGAGACGGCCGCGGCCGCGGGCCTGCTCGCCGACGACGGCGAGGAGTCCCCGGTGTTCGTCCCGACGCTCGAGGCCGACGTGTGGGCCGCGCGCGACGTGCCCCCGCGGTGGGCGGCGCTCGCGCGTGCGTGGCTCACGTCGGCGCGCACGCCGTGGCTCGTCGGCGGACGCGACGAGCGCGGAGCCCTGCGCGCCGCCCTCGACCCCGAGCTGACGCGGCCGTGGGTGCCGCGGCTGCGGCGCGCGGTGCTCGACGTGCTCGCCGCGGCGCCCGCCGGTGCGGCCGTCGCCGCCGAGGACGTCCACCGGGCGCTGCGCTGGCGCTCGCCCCGGTCGGTGCCGCCGCTGTCCGCGGTCGACGCCGTCCTGGCCGACGCCGCACGCCTCGGCGTCCTGGGCGCGGGCGCACTGGCCTCGGCGGGGCGCGCGCTGCTCACCGACGCCGACGCGGCCGCCGCGCTGGCCGCCGACCTGCCCGCCCCCGTCGACGAGATCCTGCTGCAGGGCGACCTCACGGGCGTCGTCCCCGGGCGCCCCGGTGAGGACCTCGAGGACCTGCTGGAACGCGCCGCGGACGTCGAGTCGCGCGGCGGGGCCGTCACCGTGCGGTTCACCGCCGACTCCGTGCTGCGGGCGCTCGACGCGGGCACCAGCGCCGACGACCTGCTCGGACGGCTGTCCGCGGCGGCCCGCGGCCGCGTGCCGCAGGCCCTGGAGTACCTCGTGCGGGACGTCGCCCGCCGCCACGGGCGGGTGCGGGCGGGCGCCGCGTCGTCGTACGTGCGCGCCGACGACCCCACGTTGCTCGCCGGCCTGGCCGACGACCCACGACTCGCCGTCCTGGGGCTGCGGCTGCTCGCACCCACCGTCCTCGTCGCCGACGCGTCCCCGGCGGAGCTGCTCGCCGCGCTGCGCGCCCGCGGGCTCGCACCCGTCGCCGAGGACGCGCGCGGCGTCGTCGTGCACGCCGTCGCGCCCGAGCGCCGCGTCCGGGCGCGCGGCCGGCGGTCCACCCCGCCGCCCGACCGTCAGGTGCCGGACCGCGCCGCAGCCGTCGTCGCGACCCTGCGCCGCTCCGACGCGCCGGAGGCGGCCGTGTCCTCGCTGCCGGCCTCGGTCCCGCCACGGCCGCTGCGCACGCCGCCGACCCACCAGCCGTCCACCACCGGGCGCCGGACCCCACCCGCCGTGGCGTCCGGCGGGGGCGTGCGGGCTGCCGGGAGCACGGGCGCGGACGGTGGCGGCGGGGAGCGTCGCGGAACATCCGAGGTCGGGGACGTGTTGGTCGTGCTGCGGGAGGCGGCGCAGGCGAAGACGTCCGTGTGGGTCGAGATCGTGGGCGCCGACGGGCGCGCCGAACGTCGGCTCGTCCGCCCGCTGAAGGTCGACGGCGGCCGGCTGCGGGCCCTCGACCCGCGCCGCGAGGCCGAGCTCACCGTCGCGGTCCACCGCATCGCCGACGTCACCCCCGCCGACCCGCCCACCCCGTGA
- a CDS encoding M20 metallopeptidase family protein gives MGLDECRVLDEGVLAALRDDAALELPRTAALRHALHRVPETGLDLPLTQALVVDALADLDVEVVTGRGLSSVTAVLRGARPGPAVLLRGDMDALPVTEQTDEEFTSQHPGVMHACGHDLHVAGLVGAARLLAARREQIAGSVVLMFQPGEEGHGGARVMLEEGVLDAAGTRVVAAYGVHVMAATIPLGVVASRPGTLMAASDTVRVTVHGRGGHGSKPYLAADPVPVAAEIVLALQAMVTRQFDVFDPVVVSVGRIAAGTKDNVIPDLAHLDATVRTFSPATHAAVPDRIDRLCQHVAAAHGLSATVDYRRGYPVTVNDAGEVARAQRLTRGLYGEQAWVDAPTPVPGAEDFSYVLQEVPGAFVFVGATPAGDDPQTAPYNHSPRARFSDEALTTSSAVLAALALDRLAQDAPA, from the coding sequence ATGGGGCTGGACGAGTGCAGGGTGCTGGACGAGGGCGTGCTGGCGGCCCTCCGCGACGACGCCGCACTGGAGCTGCCGCGCACGGCCGCGCTGCGCCACGCGCTGCACCGCGTCCCGGAGACGGGCCTGGACCTGCCGCTCACGCAGGCGCTCGTGGTCGACGCGCTCGCGGACCTCGACGTCGAGGTGGTCACGGGACGCGGTCTGTCGTCGGTCACGGCCGTGCTCCGCGGCGCCAGGCCGGGCCCGGCGGTGCTGCTGCGCGGCGACATGGACGCCCTGCCGGTCACCGAGCAGACCGACGAGGAGTTCACGTCGCAGCACCCGGGCGTCATGCACGCGTGCGGTCACGACCTGCACGTCGCGGGGCTCGTCGGTGCGGCGCGGCTGCTCGCGGCGCGCCGGGAGCAGATCGCCGGGTCCGTCGTCCTGATGTTCCAGCCGGGCGAGGAGGGGCACGGCGGTGCGCGCGTCATGCTCGAGGAGGGTGTCCTGGACGCCGCCGGCACGCGCGTCGTCGCGGCGTACGGGGTGCACGTCATGGCCGCGACGATCCCGCTGGGCGTCGTCGCGTCGCGCCCGGGCACGCTCATGGCGGCGTCGGACACGGTGCGCGTCACCGTCCACGGCCGCGGCGGGCACGGCTCCAAGCCGTACCTCGCGGCCGACCCCGTCCCGGTGGCCGCCGAGATCGTGCTCGCGCTGCAGGCGATGGTCACGCGGCAGTTCGACGTGTTCGACCCCGTCGTCGTGTCGGTCGGCCGCATCGCGGCGGGCACCAAGGACAACGTCATCCCGGACCTGGCGCACCTGGACGCGACGGTCCGCACGTTCAGCCCGGCGACGCACGCGGCGGTGCCCGACCGGATCGACCGGCTCTGCCAGCACGTCGCGGCGGCGCACGGCCTGAGCGCGACGGTCGACTACCGCCGCGGCTACCCGGTGACGGTCAACGACGCGGGCGAGGTCGCGCGGGCGCAACGCCTCACGCGCGGGTTGTACGGCGAGCAGGCGTGGGTCGACGCGCCGACGCCCGTGCCGGGGGCCGAGGACTTCTCGTACGTCCTGCAGGAGGTGCCCGGCGCGTTCGTGTTCGTCGGTGCGACGCCCGCGGGCGACGACCCGCAGACCGCCCCGTACAACCACTCGCCGCGTGCGCGCTTCTCCGACGAGGCCCTGACGACGAGCTCGGCGGTCCTCGCGGCGCTCGCGCTCGACCGGCTCGCGCAGGACGCGCCCGCCTGA
- a CDS encoding sugar transferase: MVVDHEVTTRGRRAPGAGRPTPHALRWDPARTYTRGPRRPAWVVRFRALLLVSDTVVVTTATVAAWWWWGRRDPAVTFFGVEVPTSAWLAGVVAVWLLALAAVRSRSERILAVGVTEQQRVLNASVFALGSVMSAAFLGYAAIARDTLAGAFGIGLLGLMAMRLTWRHRLITWRAAGRCKRNALLVGPRRDVVPMLHDLRRNHRAGFRVVGIALTDADPEPGTRIDDVETFGLGELVDRAHHPRVTTVVLAGDLPGGRGQIRRLGWSLEGAATELVLPSSVTYVAGPRIHLRPVEGMPLVHLSLPTYTGVAYAAKRVVDVVVSSAALVLLSPLLLAVAVAIKLDDGGPVLFRQQRVGNHEQLFTMLKFRTMVVDAETRLTALQQANQGAGVLFKLQDDPRVTRVGHVLRAWSLDELPQFLNAFVGTMSVVGPRPPLPREVARYDGDVHRRLLSKPGITGLWQVSGRSDLSWEESVQLDLSYVENWSLSGDLMIILRTFRCVLARAGAY; this comes from the coding sequence ATGGTCGTGGACCACGAGGTGACGACGCGCGGGCGCCGGGCGCCGGGCGCCGGACGACCCACGCCGCACGCGCTGCGCTGGGACCCGGCACGGACGTACACCCGCGGGCCGCGCCGGCCCGCCTGGGTCGTCCGGTTCCGCGCGCTGCTGCTGGTCAGCGACACCGTCGTCGTCACCACCGCCACGGTCGCCGCGTGGTGGTGGTGGGGTCGGCGCGACCCCGCCGTCACGTTCTTCGGCGTCGAGGTGCCGACGTCGGCGTGGCTCGCGGGCGTCGTCGCGGTGTGGCTGCTGGCGCTCGCGGCGGTGCGCTCGCGCTCCGAGCGCATCCTCGCGGTCGGTGTCACCGAGCAGCAGCGCGTGCTCAACGCGTCCGTGTTCGCGCTCGGCTCCGTGATGAGCGCGGCGTTCCTGGGGTACGCGGCGATCGCGCGCGACACCCTGGCCGGGGCGTTCGGCATCGGCCTGCTGGGGCTCATGGCCATGCGCCTGACGTGGCGTCACCGCCTCATCACGTGGCGGGCCGCCGGGCGGTGCAAGCGCAACGCGTTGCTCGTGGGTCCCCGCCGGGACGTCGTGCCGATGCTGCACGACCTGCGGCGCAACCACCGCGCGGGCTTCCGGGTCGTCGGCATCGCGCTCACCGACGCCGACCCGGAACCCGGCACCCGCATCGACGACGTCGAGACGTTCGGCCTCGGTGAGCTCGTGGACCGCGCGCACCACCCGCGCGTGACGACCGTCGTGCTCGCGGGCGACCTGCCCGGCGGCCGCGGGCAGATCCGCCGCCTCGGGTGGTCGCTCGAGGGTGCGGCCACCGAGCTCGTCCTGCCGAGCAGCGTCACGTACGTCGCCGGCCCGCGGATCCACCTGCGTCCCGTCGAGGGCATGCCGCTGGTCCACCTGTCCCTGCCGACGTACACGGGCGTGGCGTACGCGGCCAAGCGCGTCGTGGACGTGGTGGTGTCGTCCGCCGCGCTCGTCCTGCTCTCACCGCTGCTGCTGGCCGTGGCCGTGGCGATCAAGCTCGACGACGGCGGGCCCGTCCTGTTCCGGCAGCAGCGCGTCGGCAACCACGAGCAGCTGTTCACGATGCTGAAGTTCCGCACGATGGTCGTCGACGCCGAGACGCGGCTCACCGCGCTGCAGCAGGCGAACCAGGGCGCCGGCGTCCTGTTCAAGCTGCAGGACGACCCGCGCGTGACGCGCGTCGGCCACGTCCTGCGCGCCTGGTCGCTCGACGAGCTGCCGCAGTTCCTCAACGCCTTCGTCGGCACCATGTCCGTCGTCGGCCCGCGTCCGCCGCTGCCGCGCGAGGTCGCCCGCTACGACGGCGACGTGCACCGCCGCCTGCTCTCCAAGCCCGGCATCACGGGCCTGTGGCAGGTCAGCGGACGGTCGGACCTGTCGTGGGAGGAGAGCGTGCAGCTCGACCTGTCGTACGTCGAGAACTGGTCGCTGTCCGGGGACCTCATGATCATCCTGCGCACGTTCCGGTGCGTGCTGGCACGCGCCGGGGCGTACTGA
- a CDS encoding glycosyltransferase family 4 protein, protein MVHHVGRSGNVPGGMTQVVNAYLAWPFERCDVEVIESRGDPGDHVAAARGLVRALRAVRRLAAAPGADVVVVHLSERGSFLREGAVLRYAHRLGLPVVAHLHGADFAAFADAHPRVVGDVLRAADHVVTLSEGSTLVARRFVEASRVSLVPNAVPPGAPVPKRRTVVFGGVVGHRKGIDVLQEAWRRAGPPDGWQLLVAGPVPDAAVVDATTPQARFLGALDHADLMALLDAAAVAVLPSRDEALPMFVLEAMARDACLVATDVGGIAAVLDDGCGVVVPPADVDALTAALRHVTGDDDARAALVARARLRFTSTYAAPAVYPRVEELWLATREAARA, encoded by the coding sequence GTGGTCCACCACGTCGGCCGCAGCGGCAACGTCCCCGGCGGCATGACGCAGGTCGTCAACGCCTACCTCGCGTGGCCGTTCGAACGGTGCGACGTCGAGGTCATCGAGTCCCGCGGGGACCCCGGCGACCACGTCGCCGCCGCGCGGGGGCTCGTCCGCGCGCTGCGGGCCGTCCGGCGGCTCGCCGCGGCGCCCGGGGCGGACGTCGTGGTCGTCCACCTGTCGGAGCGCGGCAGCTTCCTGCGCGAGGGTGCCGTGCTGCGCTACGCGCACCGGCTCGGGCTGCCCGTCGTCGCGCACCTGCACGGCGCCGACTTCGCCGCGTTCGCCGACGCGCACCCGCGCGTCGTCGGCGACGTGCTGCGCGCCGCCGACCACGTCGTCACGCTGTCGGAGGGGTCCACGCTCGTGGCCCGGCGGTTCGTCGAGGCGTCGCGCGTGTCGCTCGTGCCGAACGCCGTGCCCCCCGGGGCGCCCGTGCCCAAGCGTCGCACCGTCGTGTTCGGCGGCGTCGTCGGGCACCGCAAGGGCATCGACGTGCTGCAGGAGGCGTGGCGACGCGCCGGGCCGCCCGACGGCTGGCAGCTGCTCGTCGCCGGGCCGGTGCCCGACGCCGCGGTGGTCGACGCGACCACACCGCAGGCCCGGTTCCTCGGCGCGCTCGACCACGCCGACCTCATGGCGCTGCTCGACGCCGCGGCGGTCGCCGTGCTGCCGTCGCGCGACGAGGCCCTGCCGATGTTCGTGCTCGAGGCCATGGCGCGCGACGCGTGCCTCGTCGCGACCGACGTGGGCGGGATCGCGGCCGTGCTCGACGACGGCTGCGGCGTCGTCGTGCCGCCCGCCGACGTCGACGCCCTGACCGCGGCGCTCCGGCACGTCACGGGCGACGACGACGCCCGCGCCGCGCTGGTCGCCCGCGCCCGCCTGCGCTTCACCTCGACCTACGCCGCACCCGCGGTGTACCCGCGGGTCGAGGAGCTGTGGCTGGCGACGCGCGAGGCCGCACGCGCCTGA
- a CDS encoding glycosyltransferase, which translates to MVATAVLPSAHTDATGGKALLVASTGGHLNELLRLTPTFEPGPDSLWVTFRTPQSEMLLEGRRVEYLPYIGPRDLRGTLRAIPQVRDLVRRERFDLAVSTGAAIAVGALPVTAAAGVPSTYIESVCRLAGPSVTGRILSCVPHVALRTQHESWAGGRWRPHPSVLDEYRSVPRELPRTGRRLFITLGTIRGYRFDSVVDAVLASGLADESTVWQVGETTREDLPGRVVGQLTPDEFARCAVDADVVVAHAGVGTLLDLLALGVYAVQAVRRATRGEHVDDHQVQIADLVRDHDLGVPVEGPHLTRGVLEHAATRRVVPARTPPIPQQLRRNA; encoded by the coding sequence ATGGTCGCAACGGCTGTACTTCCGTCCGCCCACACGGACGCGACCGGGGGGAAGGCCCTGCTCGTGGCCTCCACCGGGGGTCACCTCAACGAGCTGCTGCGCCTGACCCCGACCTTCGAACCCGGTCCCGACTCGCTGTGGGTCACGTTCCGCACACCGCAGAGCGAGATGCTCCTCGAGGGCCGCCGCGTCGAGTACCTGCCCTACATCGGGCCGCGGGACCTGCGCGGCACGCTGCGCGCCATCCCGCAGGTCCGCGACCTCGTGCGGCGCGAGCGCTTCGACCTCGCCGTCAGCACCGGCGCCGCCATCGCCGTCGGTGCCCTGCCCGTCACCGCCGCAGCCGGCGTGCCGAGCACCTACATCGAGTCCGTCTGCCGGCTGGCCGGGCCGTCCGTGACCGGGCGGATCCTGTCCTGCGTCCCCCACGTCGCGCTGCGCACGCAGCACGAGAGCTGGGCCGGCGGCCGGTGGCGCCCCCATCCCAGCGTGCTCGACGAGTACCGCTCGGTCCCCCGTGAGCTCCCGCGGACCGGACGCCGGCTGTTCATCACCCTCGGCACGATCCGCGGCTACCGCTTCGACTCCGTGGTCGACGCCGTCCTGGCGTCGGGCCTCGCCGACGAGAGCACCGTCTGGCAGGTCGGCGAGACCACCCGCGAGGACCTGCCCGGCCGGGTCGTCGGCCAGCTCACGCCCGACGAGTTCGCCCGGTGCGCCGTCGACGCGGACGTGGTCGTGGCACACGCCGGCGTCGGCACCCTGCTCGACCTGCTCGCGCTCGGCGTGTACGCCGTGCAGGCCGTGCGCCGCGCGACCCGGGGCGAGCACGTCGACGACCACCAGGTGCAGATCGCGGACCTCGTGCGCGACCACGACCTCGGCGTGCCCGTCGAGGGTCCGCACCTGACGCGCGGCGTGCTCGAGCACGCCGCCACGCGCCGCGTCGTGCCGGCGCGCACGCCCCCGATCCCGCAGCAGCTCAGGAGGAACGCATGA